From a single Fusarium fujikuroi IMI 58289 draft genome, chromosome FFUJ_chr03 genomic region:
- a CDS encoding related to tRNA-methyltransferase — protein MKFPFNVVHVSGDVLFAARGGKIHSFSLEDGSHFSTWKHPDVDRVDAAVKAISGDILTESPVTKTHIAEEEDGSGPPAKRQRTEEPKVEATPAKAGVQEGAQISEETKSEGKKKGGKKSKNRQNQQRAKDHNISRVPDRPVITHLTSTLDGSHILAITGHDKAIWVFENDGKGSLNQISKRTLPKRPSDVVIGPDSQIIVADKFGDVYSLPLLYDPTLQTASTPAPAKPAYKPSANTTTVHSKRNLRALQEQQRQMELSTRTKNDSNSKAEGPEFEISLLLGHVSMLTALVMGESEGRRYILTADRDEHIRVSRYVPQSYVIEGFCFGHTEFISSMVIPASRGDVLVSGGGDEDLFVWDWKSNKLLSTISILSLAQKILPEITKVAVSGLYSLVYPNGGSDLVYVLAICQDISAIFSWQLTKNHALNHPAIIQLPGKPLSLSIKPGNGNEAPKIVAALDPSDPTQARSLAVYSLTMTDEKLATNTIALVDDDDIEDAELDVNEKIVRSLLYNTEPLRKQATEREEERGEEQVPENQMMEEAGPAEKQ, from the exons ATGAAATTTCCCTTCAACGTTGTCCACGTCAGTGGAGATGTTCTCTTTGCTGCTCGAGGAGGCAAGATTCATTCTTTTAGCCTTGAGGATGGATCTCACTTCTCGACGTGGAAACATCCAGATGTTGACAGAGTAGACGCGGCAGTTAAGGCTATTTCAGGTGATATCTTAACTGAGAGTCCCGTGACCAAGACTCATAtcgccgaggaagaagatggcagcGGACCCCCAGCCAAGAGACAAAGAACTGAAGAGCCAAAAGTTGAGGCAACTCCAGCCAAGGCAGGGGTCCAAGAGGGTGCTCAAATTTCGGAGGAAACGAAAAGTGAGGGCAAAAAGAAGGgtggaaagaagagcaagaacagACAAAACCAGCAACGAGCAAAGGATCACAACATCTCACGCGTACCTGATCGCCCAGTCATTACGCATCTGACAAGTACTCTTGATGGCTCCCATATCTTGGCTATCACTGGACATGACAAAGCCATCTGGGTCTTTGAGAATGATGGAAAGGGCTCTCTCAACCAAATCAGCAAGCG AACTCTTCCCAAACGCCCTAGTGATGTCGTTATCGGACCAGACTCTCAGATTATTGTCGCTGATAAATTTGGAGATGTTTACTCTCTGCCTCTCCTCTACGATCCTACTCTCCAGACTGCTTCAACCCCTGCCCCCGCCAAACCGGCTTATAAACCATCTGCCAATACTACAACCGTTCACTCGAAGCGTAACCTGcgagctcttcaagagcaGCAAAGACAGATGGAGCTTTCTACACGGACTAAAAACGACAGCAATTCCAAAGCCGAAGGTCCAGAATTTGAGATCTCTCTATTGCTTGGTCATGTTTCTATGCTTACTGCACTCGTGATGGGTGAGAGTGAGGGTCGGCGATACATTCTTACTGCCGACCGTGATGAACATATTCGTGTTTCAAGATACGTTCCCCAGTCATACGTCATCGAGGGTTTCTGCTTCGGTCACACAGAGTTCATCAGCTCCATGGTCATTCCAGCCTCGCGTGGTGATGTTCTGGTGTcgggtggtggtgatgaggacTTGTTCGTCTGGGATTGGAAATCAAACAAGCTCCTCTCCACAATCAGTATCTTATCTTTAGCTCAAAAGATATTGCCCGAGATTACAAAGGTAGCTGTGTCTGGGCTTTACAGCCTGGTATATCCAAACGGTGGCTCGGATCTTGTTTATGTTCTCGCCATATGTCAGGA CATTTCGGCCATCTTTTCATGGCAACTCACCAAAAATCACGCCCTTAATCACCCAGCTATTATCCAGCTTCCTGGCAAACCCCTCAGCCTCTCTATCAAGCCCGGCAACGGCAATGAAGCACCCAAGATCGTCGCTGCTCTGGACCCCAGTGATCCTACGCAAGCAAGAAGCCTGGCTGTCTACTCACTTACCATGACTGATGAGAAGCTCGCCACAAACACAATAGCTTTggtggatgacgatgatatcGAAGACGCTGAACTTGATGTCAATGAGAAAATCGTGAGGAGTCTTTTATATAACACTGAGCCTCTAAGAAAACAAGCCACGGAacgggaagaagaaaggggtGAGGAGCAGGTGCCCGAAAACCAAATGATGGAAGAGGCTGGGCCTGCTGAGAAGCAATAA
- a CDS encoding MUTS-like protein, translating to MVLPVFGIRHLRPLASPSASTSRSISVPGSASASAPVSSSVLKAASFVVSDAAATVVAPPPKASAIPHGHCHVEHSLYHGFSIRSFRHPPSPHRPLQARGKKTTTTIKLSDLPQGLIQPKAAFPLPTSSSVSSPHDESTEALPLPLPPLPQDPPAYPTVLLQARQNMLKFDNCVLLTRVGGFYELYFEHAEEYGPLLNIKVANKKTNAGLVPMAGFPFFQLDRFLKILVQDLGRHVAIAEEYPNSPTAKVRSGGLMHDRRVARIITPGTLIDENFMDPYANNYVMAIHIDPGIKVTNTVTDVKTVIGRVAGSEGELAGHGPESAHPSPSAVGIGVGRGAGQSQGLQDAVSLGLAWLDLSTGYFCTQEANLASLPTILSRLCPRELLLDQALQSCPDNGLSDLLAEDRHIISYAPRPHDSSLFHPENWTPMLECALAKHEASAFSPAEVHAAGFLLGYVKDRLQGMSMKLQPPLRNKDMQVMAVDKNSMRALEIKQTIRDGVFRGSLLHAIRRTVTKSGARLLNEWLSAPSTSLELITSRQDLVARFIDDINLSDSVILLLRRSHDSQRLVQKFTLGRGDADDLLDLASTIDATRDVVNVLKKANFASRKSEHHCLTSLISRISLTQPLKLSQRIRDAIDEEGIVLQHDVQDSEASQMLALAEIVVSNEGSQDDAASLPKGKRKRPVSIRDYYAEENGAWVMRPAASPNLAKLHTDLATLTEEKATLNETLRQRFNAPSLSLKWTPGLGHIAHTKGKDARNLTDVQALSSSRSTRSFHISEWTLLGQRMDQVRAQIRAEEQAVFYSLRELVVKNLVKLRRNAAVLDELDITTSFAKLAREQNLVRPVLNNATSHTIIGGRHPTVEGGLYEQGRSFVRNDCLVGSPTDGRVWLITGPNMAGKSTFLRQNALITILAQVGCYVPASYAELGIVDAIFSRVGSADNLYRDQSTFMVEMLETAAILKHATPRSFVIMDEIGRGTTPEDGTAVAFACLHHLATVNQCRTLFATHFHSVADLAHEEGLCSADVGVVQTYCTNVVEDGEGGFFYNHKLQRGINRQSHALKVARLAGLPDRAIEVAKRALKQDDFI from the exons ATGGTGCTCCCAGTGTTCGGCATCCGCCATCTGCGGCCCTTGGCAtcaccatcagcttcaacttccaGGTCTATCTCTGTGCCTGGctctgcttcagcttcagccccAGTTTCTAGCTCTGTGCTCAAGGCAGCCTCATTTGTTGTCTCTGACGCTGCAGCAACGGTAGTAGCTCCTCCACCTAAAGCTTCTGCCATTCCTCATGGGCACTGTCATGTTGAGCACTCACTATACCATGGCTTCTCTATCCGCTCATTCCGACATCCACCATCTCCCCACCGTCCTCTCCAAGCCAGGGGTAAAaagaccaccaccaccataaAGCTCTCCGATTTGCCTCAGGGACTTATTCAACCAAAGGCAGCATTTCCTCTACCAACGTCATCGTCAGTTTCATCTCCCCACGATGAGTCGACAGAGGCTTTGCCGCTCCCGCTGCCGCCATTACCCCAAGATCCTCCCGCGTATCCCACCGTGCTACTTCAAGCCCGTCAGAACATGCTCAAGTTTGATAACTGTGTGTTGCTGACGCGAGTGGGCGGTTTCTACGAGCTCTACTTTGAGCACGCTGAGGAGTACGGGCCCCTGTTAAACATCAAAGTAGCTAACAAAAAGACGAATGCTGGTCTTGTCCCCATG GCAGGTTTCCCCTTCTTCCAGCTCGATCGTTTCCTCAAAATTCTCGTTCAAGATCTCGGCCGTCATGTCGCGATCGCTGAGGAGTATCCAAACTCTCCCACGGCAAAGGTCAGATCAGGTGGGTTGATGCATGACCGTCGAGTTGCTCGTATCATTACTCCCGGGACTCTGATAGATGAGAATTTTATGGATCCATATGCCAACAACTACGTGATGGCGATTCATATTGACCCAGGCATCAAAGTCACAAATACCGTCACTGATGTAAAGACCGTTATCGGCCGAGTGGCAGGCTCGGAAGGAGAACTAGCGGGCCATGGACCCGAATCAGCCCAcccatcaccatcagctGTTGGCATTGGCGTTGGTCGAGGTGCTGGACAGTCTCAGGGGCTCCAAGACGCCGTGTCACTCGGCCTAGCATGGCTTGATCTCTCAACCGGTTACTTCTGCACCCAAGAAGCCAATCTTGCATCTTTACCGACGATCTTGTCCCGACTTTGCCCGCGCGAGCTTCTCCTGGACCAGGCACTGCAGTCTTGCCCTGACAATGGCCTATCTGACCTCCTCGCTGAAGATCGTCACATCATCTCATACGCACCCCGCCCGCATGATTCTTCGCTGTTTCATCCCGAAAACTGGACGCCCATGCTGGAGTGTGCCCTAGCTAAACATGAAGCATCCGCCTTTTCACCAGCTGAGGTACACGCTGCCGGCTTCCTTCTTGGTTACGTCAAGGATCGGCTGCAAGGCATGAGTATGAAGTTGCAACCTCCGCTAAGGAACAAAGACATGCAGGTCATGGCTGTCGATAAAAATAGCATGCGTGCTCTGGAGATCAAGCAAACCATTCGTGATGGTGTGTTCCGGGGTAGTTTGCTGCATGCCATTCGTCGCACTGTTACTAAAAGCGGTGCCCGACTTCTCAACGAGTGGCTGAGTGCACCGTCCACGtctcttgagctcatcacTAGTAGACAGGACCTCGTCGCCCGCTTCATCGACGATATAAACCTGAGTGACTCCGTAATCCTCTTGTTGCGTAGGAGCCACGACTCTCAGCGACTTGTTCAGAAATTCACACTTGGCCgtggtgatgctgatgacCTCCTCGATTTGGCCAGTACTATCGATGCAACCAGGGATGTCGTGAATgtcttgaagaaggccaacTTTGCATCTCGCAAGTCAGAGCACCACTGCCTAACTTCATTGATATCTCGAATCAGTCTCACGCAGCCCCTGAAACTTTCCCAGCGCATCAGAGATGCaattgatgaagaaggtatTGTGTTACAGCATGATGTCCAAGACTCCGAGGCCAGCCAGATGTTAGCCCTTGCTGAAATTGTCGTTAGCAACGAAGGTTCACAAGACGATGCGGCATCTCTTCCCAAGGGCAAGCGAAAACGGCCCGTCAGTATTCGGGATTATTACGCCGAAGAGAATGGAGCCTGGGTCATGAGACCTGCTGCGAGCCCAAACTTGGCAAAGCTTCACACTGATCTCGCGACTTTGACAGAAGAAAAAGCGACACTCAACGAGACCCTCCGCCAAAGATTCAATGCTCCAAGTCTATCCCTCAAGTGGACACCCGGCCTTGGTCACATTGCCCATACCAAGGGCAAAGACGCTCGAAATCTCACTGATGTACAAGCTCTGTCCTCGAGTCGTTCTACACGATCTTTCCACATCTCTGAATGGACACTTCTCGGGCAGCGTATGGACCAAGTTCGCGCCCAGATTCGTGCTGAAGAACAAGCCGTGTTCTACTCCCTTCGAGAACTTGTCGTAAAAAATCTCGTCAAGCTGCGCCGTAATGCCGCCGTCCTCGATGAACTTGACATCACGACCTCCTTCGCTAAGTTGGCTCGCGAGCAGAACCTCGTCCGGCCCGTTCTGAACAATGCGACTAGTCACACCATCATAGGCGGCAGACATCCCACTGTTGAGGGAGGCCTGTACGAGCAGGGTCGAAGTTTTGTGAGGAACGACTGTCTGGTTGGATCGCCAACTGACGGCCGGGTCTGGCTGATCACAGGTCCCAACATGGCCGGCAAAAGTACGTTTCTACGCCAGAATGCTCTCATCACGATCCTGGCCCAGGTCGGTTGCTACGTGCCTGCATCATACGCAGAATTGGGGATTGTGGATGCTATCTTTAGCCGAGTGGGTTCAGCTGACAACCTCTACCGCGATCAAAGCACATTCATGGTTGAGATGCTGGAAACAGCAGCGATCCTCAAGCACGCAACACCGCGGTCTTTCGTCATAATGGATGAGATCGGTCGAGGAACCACGCCAGAGGACGGCACAGCTGTCGCCTTTGCATGCCTGCATCACCTCGCGACCGTGAACCAATGCCGCACTCTTTTTGCGACACATTTCCACTCCGTAGCCGACTTGGCTCATGAAGAGGGGTTGTGTTCAGCCGATGTAGGTGTTGTTCAGACATATTGCACCAATGTAGTCGAGGATGGTGAGGGAGGTTTCTTTTACAACCACAAACTTCAGAGAGGTATCAACCGACAAAGTCACGCACTAAAGGTAGCAAGGCTCGCTGGGCTACCGGATCGAGCTATTGAGGTAGCGAAACGTGCCTTGAAGCAAGACGACTTCATATAG
- a CDS encoding probable RPP0-acidic ribosomal protein L10.e, whose protein sequence is MGGKSENKANYFDKLKGLLEAYTSIFIVEVDNVSSQQMHEIRQALRSKGVVLMGKNTMVRRALKTFIPDSPEYERLLPHVKGNVGFVFTNDDLKEVRDIILANKVAAPARAGALAPADVWVPAGNTGMEPGKTSFFQALGVPTKIARGTIEITTDLKLVEAGSKVGPSEATLLNMLNISPFTYGMGISQVYDQGQSFPPSVLDVGEEQLLKTLSQAITTIATISLALNFPTLPSVLHSVVNSYKKVLAVAISTEITWPEIEELKDRIANPDAYASAAPAAAASGGAAAPAEAEKKDESEEEDEDEEGFGGLFHINWMYDCLPGLWLGLRLMYLKKGAHRSSAGQLNLSRRLRIKFWDSTCE, encoded by the exons atGGGGGGCAAGTCTGAGAACAAGGCCAACTATttcgacaagctcaagggcTTGCTCGAGGCCTACAcgtccatcttcatcgttgaGGTTGACAATGTCAGCTCCCAGCAGATGCACGAGATCCGACAGGCTCTCCGAAGCAAGGGTGTTGTCCTCATGGGCAAGAACACCATG GTTCGCCGAGCCTTGAAGACCTTCATCCCCGACTCCCCCGAGTACGAGCGTCTCCTCCCCCACGTCAAGGGCAACGTTGGTTTCGTCTTCACCAACGACGACCTTAAGGAGGTCCGtgacatcatcctcgccaacaAGGTCGCCGCTCCTGCTCGTGCCGGTGCTCTCGCCCCTGCCGATGTCTGGGTTCCTGCTGGAAACACTGGTATGGAGCCTGGAAAGACCTCTTTCTTCCAGGCCCTCGGTGTCCCCACCAAGATTGCCCGTGGTACCATTGAAATCACCACTGATCTCAAGCTCGTTGAGGCCGGCTCCAAGGTCGGTCCCTCCGAGGCCACGCTTCTCAACATGCTTAACATCTCTCCTTTCACCTATGGCATGGGTATCTCTCAGGTTTACGACCAGGGACAGTCTTTCCCTCCCAGCGTTCTCGACGTCGGTGAGGAGCAGCTCCTCAAGACTCTGTCTCAGGCTATTACCACCATTGCCACTATCTCTCTGGCTCTCAACTTCCCTACCCTGCCCTCGGTTCTCCACTCCGTTGTCAACAGCTACAAGAAGGTTCTTGCTGTTGCCATCTCCACCGAGATCACATGGCCTGAGATTGAGGAACTCAAGGACCGCATTGCCAACCCCGATGCTTATGCTTCCGCCGCCCctgccgctgccgcttcTGGTGGCGCTGCCGCccctgctgaggctgagaagaaggatgagtccgaggaggaagatgaggacgaggagggctTCGGCGGTCTTTT TCACATCAACTGGATGTACGACTGCCTTCCAGGACTTTGGTTGGGTTTACGACTTATGTATCTTAAAAAAGGGGCACATAGATCGTCTGCTGGACAATTGAATCTGTCGCGACGGTTACGAATCAAGTTTTGGGACTCAACATGCGAGTGA